The Quercus robur chromosome 7, dhQueRobu3.1, whole genome shotgun sequence genome has a segment encoding these proteins:
- the LOC126691965 gene encoding thaumatin-like protein 1 encodes MMKTLALYGLTLALFFLSGAHSAKITFTNNCPRTIWPGTLTSDQKPQLPKTGFELASKASLTLNVQAPWKGRFWARTRCTTKSGKFTCETADCSTGQVACNGNGAIPPASLVEINIAANGGKDFYDVSLVDGFNLPVSVATRGGTGDCKATSCPANVNAVCPAELQVKGSDGSVLACKSACTAFNQPQYCCTGAFNTAKTCPPTKYSRIFKQQCPQAYSYAYDDPTSTFTCSGAPDYVITFCP; translated from the coding sequence GTGCGCACTCTGCTAAAATAACTTTCACAAACAACTGTCCAAGAACCATCTGGCCAGGAACCCTAACTTCGGATCAAAAACCTCAACTACCAAAAACTGGATTTGAGTTAGCATCCAAAGCATCTTTAACACTGAATGTTCAAGCTCCATGGAAAGGCAGGTTCTGGGCCCGAACCCGATGCACCACCAAATCAGGAAAGTTCACTTGCGAGACTGCTGATTGTAGCACCGGTCAGGTTGCATGCAACGGTAATGGGGCAATCCCACCAGCTTCTCTAGTAGAAATCAACATAGCAGCCAATGGTGGGAAGGATTTCTACGATGTTAGCCTTGTAGATGGCTTCAACTTGCCTGTTTCTGTGGCCACCAGAGGCGGCACTGGTGATTGCAAGGCCACAAGCTGTCCAGCCAACGTGAACGCGGTTTGCCCAGCGGAATTGCAAGTGAAAGGGTCTGATGGGAGCGTGCTTGCTTGTAAGAGCGCTTGTACTGCTTTCAATCAACCACAGTACTGTTGCACTGGTGCATTTAACACCGCGAAAACATGCCCACCCACAAAATATTCTCGCATCTTTAAGCAACAATGTCCTCAAGCTTATAGCTATGCTTATGATGATCCTACCAGCACCTTTACCTGCTCTGGTGCACCCGACTATGTTATCACATTTTGTCCGTAA